The DNA region ATGGGGCAGGAAGCCCTCACGCGAGTTGGAGATTTACATGCCGATGTCAATGGCGTGTTAATGACGAGTGCCGGTTATGCGGTCATGGGCAACTCAGGTCCCATTGCATTACCCCCGCACGATAAAATTTTAATTGGTGCTGATGGTACCGTTTCCATTCAACCGCAAGGCCAACCGCCAGAAAATATCGCCGCAGTGGACAGGATCCGTTTGGTGAATCCACCCGCTAATACCTTATATAAAGGCGATGATGGCTTAATTTATTCTACAGCAGGAGGCGTGAATGCCGATGCGAATGTGCAATTGATTACTGGTGCATTAGAGGGCAGTAATGCCAACGCGGTGGATGGTTTAGTGAAAATGATCAGCATCCAACAACAACTGCAACAAAACTTGGCCATGTTAAAAACGATTGATGAACAAGCGCAAGATTCCGTGCGCATGATCCAAATTCAGTAAGGGGTAACGCATGGAAGCGTCATTATGGACATCTAAAACCGGCTTGGATACGCAACGGCGTATTCTGGAAAATATTTCTCATAATCTTGCGAACGTTAATACTACTGGATT from Legionellales bacterium includes:
- a CDS encoding flagellar basal body rod protein FlgF, encoding MDRAVYISANSASHLWNALRINNNNLANVSTTGFREELMSLASQPIEGQALPGRVNAYISGTHLNTDTGPLITTGNPLDIAIKQKGWIGIQNKMGQEALTRVGDLHADVNGVLMTSAGYAVMGNSGPIALPPHDKILIGADGTVSIQPQGQPPENIAAVDRIRLVNPPANTLYKGDDGLIYSTAGGVNADANVQLITGALEGSNANAVDGLVKMISIQQQLQQNLAMLKTIDEQAQDSVRMIQIQ